One genomic region from Neoarius graeffei isolate fNeoGra1 chromosome 4, fNeoGra1.pri, whole genome shotgun sequence encodes:
- the inha gene encoding inhibin alpha chain has product MMNSLMIICAVVFSTAWTDLQCQACEGDLPQEVVLDWLKRQILEGLQLDKPPVLTLQSPSGHRVHVAAHHGARRVRREVRLERRQHQEIFQIILFPSSDSTCLDTVSVTSEDSPRHFTYYFQPSLDRQESIITSVDFWFYAGEAIAGNTTSLPLYILTMHQELILLAQRPSICSPDGWSTYRLERHFHSAITNGPFLLQVRCLACGCYTSEKDKIPFLHVYIRPHGLERARRAPSIAWSPAIIEKLQRPSPEKDDKYCRREQIEISFEEMGWDNWIIHPKTFSFYYCHGNCSSPELTATLLGMRQCCAPVPESMRSLRFTTTSDGGFSFKYETLPNIIPEECNCF; this is encoded by the exons ATGATGAATTCCCTTATGATTATTTGTGCTGTTGTCTTTTCAACAGCGTGGACTGACCTTCAGTGCCAGGCCTGTGAGGGTGATCTGCCCCAGGAAGTGGTCTTGGACTGGTTAAAGAGACAAATTCTGGAGGGACTACAGCTGGATAAGCCTCCTGTGCTGACTCTACAGAGTCCATCTGGTCACAGGGTACATGTGGCAGCCCATCATGGAGCTCGGCGAGTACGCAGGGAGGTTCGGCTGGAGAGGAGGCAGCATCAGGAGATTTTCCAAATCATTCTGTTCCCCAGTTCTG ATAGCACCTGCCTGGACACAGTCTCAGTCACTTCTGAAGACTCACCCAGACACTTTACCTACTATTTCCAGCCATCTCTGGACAGGCAGGAGTCCATTATCACTTCAGTGGACTTCTGGTTCTATGCTGGTGAAGCCATTGCAGGAAATACCACCTCTTTGCCACTTTACATTCTCACAATGCACCAGGAGCTAATACTGTTAGCTCAAAGGCCATCTATATGCAGCCCAGATGGCTGGAGCACCTACAGGCTTGAGCGCCACTTCCACAGTGCCATAACTAACGGGCCATTCCTGCTACAGGTGCGATGCCTAGCATGTGGCTGCTACACTTCAGAAAAGGACAAAATCCCTTTCCTACATGTCTACATCAGACCCCATGGACTTGAGCGTGCTCGAAGAGCACCCAGCATTGCCTGGTCACCAGCTATCATTGAGAAGCTCCAGAGGCCCTCACCTGAAAAAGATGATAAATATTGCAGGAGGGAGCAGATTGAGATATCTTTTGAGGAAATGGGCTGGGACAACTGGATCATCCACCCAAAAACTTTCAGCTTTTACTACTGCCATGGGAACTGCTCAAGCCCTGAGTTAACAGCCACACTTCTGGGTATGCGACAGTGCTGCGCACCTGTGCCCGAGAGCATGAGATCACTGCGTTTCACCACCACCTCAGACGGGGGATTTTCATTCAAATATGAGACACTGCCCAATATTATACCTGAGGAGTGCAACTGCTTTTGA